In Achromobacter spanius, the following proteins share a genomic window:
- a CDS encoding sulfite exporter TauE/SafE family protein has protein sequence MTLTHHLLFLACVALATYAQTMTGFAFGLVLLGLSGVFQLASVAEVANVVSVLSLVNAAVTLARTKPQVNWSLMRPAMIASFVGVGVGVAALTWISGSMTVLLQLLLGITILACAVLLVARAKPLERLSSKASFWFFGGISGVLGGLFSSAGPPMVYHLYRQPLPLVAIRNSLLVLFSLNAVVRLTLVTAQGEFEASSFWLSVYALPVVIVVTWAARRFSTSGSMKTVKRMVFVLLLAAGMGLIVPAARILAAG, from the coding sequence ATGACCCTCACCCATCACTTGCTGTTTCTGGCCTGCGTGGCGCTCGCCACCTATGCCCAGACCATGACCGGCTTTGCGTTCGGACTCGTGCTTTTGGGCCTGTCCGGCGTGTTTCAGTTGGCCTCGGTGGCCGAAGTGGCCAATGTGGTCAGCGTGCTGTCGCTGGTGAATGCCGCCGTCACGCTGGCCCGGACCAAGCCGCAAGTGAACTGGTCGCTGATGCGGCCCGCCATGATCGCCAGCTTTGTCGGCGTGGGCGTGGGCGTTGCCGCGTTGACGTGGATCAGCGGGTCAATGACGGTGTTGTTGCAGTTGCTGCTGGGCATCACGATCCTGGCTTGTGCCGTGCTGCTGGTGGCGCGCGCCAAACCGCTGGAACGCCTGTCGTCCAAGGCGTCTTTCTGGTTCTTTGGGGGCATATCCGGGGTGTTGGGCGGCCTGTTCTCCAGCGCCGGGCCGCCGATGGTGTATCACCTGTATCGCCAGCCCTTGCCCTTGGTGGCCATCCGCAACAGCCTGCTGGTGTTGTTTTCGCTGAATGCCGTGGTGCGCCTGACGCTGGTGACGGCGCAGGGCGAATTCGAGGCCTCGTCGTTCTGGCTCAGCGTGTACGCGCTGCCCGTCGTGATTGTCGTGACGTGGGCGGCGCGGCGCTTCAGCACGTCCGGGTCAATGAAGACCGTCAAGCGCATGGTGTTCGTGCTGTTGCTGGCGGCCGGCATGGGCTTGATCGTGCCGGCGGCGCGGATACTGGCGGCGGGGTAG
- a CDS encoding FxLYD domain-containing protein — protein MTPKHTTINTVTLTCSTCGSAQFTKLATNEYRCNHCHALTLVEDDVAQRLEKILAGMQRPAPPAPIKPRVVAIVALVVAAVVAIPLVASMLTSSRPSAPYRAQPVTPPIDAAKVKLTDVRETQKHGRKQLVMIMRNETGQKIDPPRVTATFYQGDLTLSSTSASPSARSLQPGEYVPVLISVPDKAYSRYTLEVATPRAARGKNNQVTPSKVQLVKNDGAYRLVGLVKNEGDAQAGSTQITVMLYGEDGTMIGTGNGYATANPLAPGALTAFDVRCEMLGDGKVASYDYMVQSES, from the coding sequence ATGACGCCCAAACACACCACGATCAACACGGTCACGCTGACCTGCTCAACCTGCGGCAGCGCGCAGTTCACCAAGCTCGCCACCAACGAATACCGCTGCAATCACTGCCACGCGCTGACGCTGGTGGAAGACGACGTTGCGCAGCGGCTGGAGAAAATCCTGGCGGGCATGCAGCGGCCCGCGCCCCCCGCGCCGATCAAGCCCCGCGTGGTGGCGATCGTCGCGCTGGTGGTGGCGGCGGTGGTGGCCATTCCGCTAGTGGCGTCGATGTTGACATCAAGCCGCCCGTCGGCGCCTTACCGCGCGCAACCCGTCACGCCGCCCATCGATGCCGCCAAGGTCAAGCTGACGGACGTGCGCGAAACCCAGAAGCACGGGCGCAAGCAGTTGGTGATGATCATGCGCAACGAAACCGGCCAGAAGATCGACCCGCCCCGCGTCACGGCGACCTTCTACCAAGGCGACCTGACGCTGTCGTCCACATCGGCATCGCCGTCGGCGCGCTCGTTGCAGCCGGGTGAATACGTGCCCGTGCTGATCTCGGTACCGGACAAGGCCTACTCGCGCTACACGCTTGAGGTGGCCACGCCCAGGGCCGCGCGCGGCAAGAACAACCAGGTCACGCCCAGCAAGGTGCAACTGGTGAAGAACGACGGCGCCTACCGCCTGGTGGGCCTGGTGAAAAACGAGGGCGACGCGCAGGCCGGCAGCACGCAGATCACCGTCATGCTGTACGGCGAAGACGGCACGATGATCGGCACCGGCAACGGCTACGCCACGGCCAACCCGCTGGCGCCCGGCGCGCTGACGGCGTTCGACGTGCGCTGCGAAATGCTTGGCGACGGCAAGGTCGCGTCCTACGACTACATGGTGCAAAGTGAAAGCTGA
- a CDS encoding FxLYD domain-containing protein, translating into MKADRRGAPPLSWPVKAVSVLMTLTAAQAPSRAEMPKEADSASRIVRVSPAEVRVIDHVRLTTEELLDPGFALFDNKALTLSPPRRLLDEIDRPLMYTEVVNTSADYVALSPKAQITVFDGSTPLKVRQDWTLPAYLYPGERVPVALVGGDYDRYTEVKTDWMPAKRAALPGPRPKLDISVDNTEAGVGTGTLNFSYRYRYKYVTVTGRVRNEDQVEVNNVRVWVSLYDAQDKLSGASFKELRLPKLQPGESAPFEVIVKQHGGNFARVGVVYDVAGR; encoded by the coding sequence GTGAAAGCTGATCGTCGCGGCGCCCCGCCGCTGTCCTGGCCGGTCAAGGCCGTATCGGTTTTGATGACGCTGACGGCCGCCCAGGCTCCCTCAAGGGCGGAAATGCCCAAGGAGGCCGATTCCGCATCCCGCATCGTGCGGGTCAGCCCGGCGGAGGTGCGGGTGATCGACCATGTGCGCCTGACCACCGAAGAACTGCTGGACCCCGGCTTTGCGCTGTTCGATAACAAAGCGCTGACCTTGTCTCCGCCGCGCCGCCTGCTTGATGAAATCGACCGCCCGCTCATGTACACGGAAGTCGTCAACACCAGCGCGGACTACGTGGCCCTGTCGCCCAAGGCGCAGATCACCGTGTTCGACGGCTCGACCCCGCTGAAGGTTCGGCAGGACTGGACCCTGCCCGCCTATCTGTACCCGGGCGAGCGCGTGCCGGTGGCGCTGGTTGGCGGCGACTACGACCGCTATACCGAAGTCAAGACCGACTGGATGCCCGCCAAGCGCGCCGCCCTGCCCGGCCCCCGGCCCAAGCTGGACATTTCCGTCGACAACACCGAAGCCGGTGTCGGCACCGGCACGCTGAACTTCAGCTACCGCTACCGTTACAAATACGTCACCGTGACGGGCCGCGTGCGCAACGAGGACCAGGTGGAAGTGAACAACGTGCGGGTCTGGGTCAGCCTGTACGACGCCCAGGACAAGCTCAGCGGCGCCAGCTTCAAGGAACTGCGCCTGCCCAAGCTGCAACCGGGCGAGAGCGCCCCGTTCGAGGTCATCGTCAAGCAGCACGGCGGGAATTTTGCACGGGTGGGCGTGGTGTACGACGTGGCCGGGCGATAG
- the acnB gene encoding bifunctional aconitate hydratase 2/2-methylisocitrate dehydratase, translated as MLDNYRQHVAERAALGIPPLPLTAKQTAELIELLKNPPAGEEQNLVELLTHRVPAGVDDAAKVKASYLAAVALGKEACALISRAKATELLGTMLGGYNIGPLVDLLDDAEIGTIAADALKKTLLMFDAFHDVKEKADKGNANAKSVMQSWADAEWFTSRPELPESLTITVFKVPGETNTDDLSPAPDATTRPDIPMHALAMLKNKRDGAAFEPEEDGKRGPVKFIESLKEQGHLVAYVGDVVGTGSSRKSATNSVLWFTGEDIPFVPNKRFGGVCLGNKIAPIFYNTMEDAGALPIELDVSKMEMGDVVELRPYEGKALKNGEVIAEFEVKSDVLFDEVRAGGRIPLIIGRGLTSKAREALGLAPSTLFRLPKDPVDTGKGYTLAQKMVGRACGLPDGKGIRPGTYCEPKMTSVGSQDTTGPMTRDELKDLACLGFSADLVMQSFCHTAAYPKPVDVKTHHTLPEFISTRGGVSLRPGDGVIHSWLNRMLLPDTVGTGGDSHTRFPIGISFPAGSGLVAFAAATGVMPLDMPESVLVRFKGKLQPGVTLRDLVNAIPLYAIKQGLLTVAKQGKKNIFSGRILEIEGLPDLKVEQAFELSDASAERSAAGCSVFLNKEPIIEYINSNIVMLKWMIANGYEDERTLGRRIKAMEAWLADPKLLEPDADAEYAAVIEIDLADVHEPIVACPNDPDDVKTLSEVAGAKIDEVFIGSCMTNIGHFRAASKLLEGKRDIPVKLWVAPPTKMDATQLTEEGHYGVFGTAGARTEMPGCSLCMGNQAQVREGATVMSTSTRNFPNRLGKNTNVYLGSAELAAICSKLGRIPTKDEYMTDMGVINKSSDQIYQYLNFDKIADYKDVADVIEV; from the coding sequence ATGCTGGATAACTACCGCCAACACGTTGCCGAACGCGCGGCTCTGGGGATTCCCCCGCTGCCCCTGACGGCTAAACAAACCGCCGAACTGATCGAACTGCTGAAGAACCCGCCCGCTGGCGAGGAGCAGAATCTGGTCGAACTGCTGACCCACCGTGTGCCGGCCGGCGTGGACGATGCCGCCAAGGTGAAGGCGTCTTACCTGGCCGCCGTGGCGCTGGGCAAGGAAGCTTGTGCGCTGATCAGCCGTGCCAAGGCGACGGAACTGCTGGGCACGATGCTCGGCGGCTACAACATTGGCCCGCTGGTCGACCTGCTGGACGATGCGGAAATCGGCACCATCGCCGCCGATGCGCTGAAAAAGACCCTGTTGATGTTCGACGCCTTCCATGACGTGAAGGAAAAGGCCGACAAGGGCAACGCCAACGCCAAGTCCGTGATGCAAAGCTGGGCGGATGCCGAATGGTTCACCAGCCGTCCGGAACTGCCGGAAAGCCTGACCATCACCGTCTTCAAGGTGCCTGGCGAAACCAACACCGACGATCTGTCGCCCGCGCCCGACGCCACCACCCGCCCCGACATCCCGATGCACGCCCTGGCGATGCTGAAGAACAAGCGCGACGGCGCGGCGTTCGAACCGGAAGAAGACGGCAAGCGCGGCCCGGTCAAGTTCATTGAATCGCTGAAGGAACAAGGCCACCTGGTTGCCTACGTGGGCGACGTGGTCGGTACGGGTTCGTCGCGCAAGTCGGCCACCAACTCGGTGCTGTGGTTCACGGGCGAAGACATTCCCTTCGTGCCGAACAAGCGCTTTGGTGGCGTGTGCCTGGGCAACAAGATTGCCCCGATCTTCTACAACACGATGGAAGACGCCGGCGCGCTGCCGATCGAGCTCGACGTTTCCAAGATGGAAATGGGCGACGTCGTCGAACTGCGCCCGTACGAAGGCAAGGCGCTGAAGAACGGCGAAGTCATCGCTGAATTCGAAGTGAAGTCCGACGTGCTGTTCGACGAAGTGCGCGCCGGTGGCCGCATTCCGCTGATCATCGGCCGTGGCCTGACCAGCAAGGCGCGCGAAGCACTGGGCCTGGCCCCGTCGACGCTGTTCCGCCTGCCCAAAGACCCGGTCGATACCGGCAAGGGTTACACGCTGGCCCAGAAGATGGTTGGCCGTGCGTGCGGACTGCCGGACGGCAAGGGCATCCGCCCGGGTACCTACTGCGAACCGAAGATGACCTCGGTCGGCAGCCAGGACACCACCGGCCCGATGACCCGCGACGAACTGAAGGACCTGGCTTGCCTGGGCTTCTCGGCTGACCTCGTGATGCAGTCGTTCTGCCACACCGCCGCCTACCCCAAGCCCGTGGACGTCAAGACGCACCACACGCTGCCGGAATTCATCAGCACCCGTGGCGGCGTGTCGCTGCGTCCGGGTGATGGCGTGATCCACTCGTGGCTGAACCGCATGCTGTTGCCCGACACCGTCGGCACCGGCGGCGATTCGCATACGCGCTTCCCGATCGGCATTTCGTTCCCCGCCGGTTCGGGCCTGGTCGCCTTTGCCGCCGCCACCGGCGTGATGCCGCTGGACATGCCGGAATCGGTGCTGGTCCGCTTCAAGGGCAAGCTGCAACCCGGCGTCACCCTGCGCGACCTGGTCAACGCCATCCCGCTGTACGCCATCAAGCAAGGCCTGCTGACCGTTGCCAAGCAAGGCAAGAAGAACATCTTCTCGGGTCGCATCCTGGAAATCGAAGGCCTGCCGGACCTGAAGGTCGAGCAAGCTTTCGAACTGTCGGATGCGTCGGCTGAACGTTCGGCCGCCGGCTGCTCGGTGTTCCTGAACAAGGAACCGATCATCGAATACATCAACAGCAACATCGTGATGTTGAAGTGGATGATCGCCAACGGCTACGAAGACGAACGCACGCTGGGCCGCCGCATCAAGGCCATGGAAGCCTGGCTGGCTGACCCCAAGCTGCTGGAGCCGGACGCCGACGCCGAATACGCCGCCGTCATCGAGATCGACCTGGCCGACGTGCACGAGCCCATCGTGGCCTGCCCGAACGACCCGGACGACGTCAAGACGCTGTCGGAAGTTGCCGGCGCCAAGATCGACGAAGTGTTCATCGGCAGCTGCATGACCAACATCGGCCACTTCCGCGCGGCATCCAAGCTGCTGGAAGGCAAGCGCGACATCCCGGTCAAGCTGTGGGTGGCCCCGCCCACCAAGATGGACGCCACGCAGTTGACCGAGGAAGGCCACTACGGCGTCTTCGGCACCGCCGGCGCCCGCACGGAAATGCCGGGCTGCTCGCTGTGCATGGGTAACCAGGCACAAGTGCGCGAAGGCGCGACCGTCATGTCGACCAGCACCCGCAACTTCCCGAACCGCCTGGGCAAGAACACGAACGTGTACCTGGGTTCGGCAGAACTTGCCGCCATCTGCTCGAAGCTGGGCCGCATCCCGACCAAGGACGAGTACATGACGGACATGGGCGTCATCAACAAGAGCAGCGACCAGATCTATCAGTACCTGAACTTCGACAAGATCGCCGACTACAAGGACGTGGCGGACGTGATCGAGGTGTAA
- a CDS encoding type II toxin-antitoxin system RelE/ParE family toxin, whose translation MRVLKLVTFLGMALDELRAFPLHARRDAGHQIDQVQRGLEPDDWKPMTTIGPGVREIRLREESGAFRVIYVAKFAKSIYVLHCFQKKAAKTGKTYLDLAAKRYRELLKELGQ comes from the coding sequence ATGAGAGTCCTCAAACTCGTCACCTTTTTGGGTATGGCACTTGACGAACTGCGGGCCTTTCCACTGCATGCACGACGCGACGCGGGGCATCAGATAGATCAGGTACAGCGCGGCTTGGAGCCGGACGACTGGAAGCCCATGACAACGATCGGACCCGGCGTCCGCGAAATCAGGCTTCGGGAAGAGTCGGGTGCGTTTCGCGTGATATACGTCGCAAAGTTTGCTAAATCCATCTACGTCTTGCACTGCTTTCAAAAGAAGGCGGCGAAGACAGGAAAAACCTACCTGGATCTGGCTGCCAAGCGATACCGCGAACTGTTGAAGGAGCTAGGCCAATGA
- a CDS encoding helix-turn-helix domain-containing protein, with protein MSKQQFTSVWDAIEDTPAEAENMKLRSELMVALKNHIARSEMSQQQAAQLLGVTQPRVSDLMRGKINLFALDALVNMATAAGLHVQMTIQEAA; from the coding sequence ATGAGCAAGCAACAATTCACCAGCGTGTGGGATGCCATTGAAGACACTCCCGCCGAAGCTGAAAACATGAAACTGCGCTCCGAACTGATGGTGGCGCTGAAAAATCACATCGCTCGTTCTGAAATGAGCCAGCAACAAGCGGCGCAACTGCTGGGCGTCACGCAGCCGCGCGTGTCGGATCTCATGCGCGGGAAGATCAACCTGTTTGCGTTGGATGCGCTGGTCAATATGGCGACTGCTGCGGGCCTGCACGTGCAGATGACGATTCAGGAAGCAGCGTGA
- a CDS encoding TonB-dependent receptor yields MKIRTLACVAATLPCMGVVHAQTATPVQAQPATDSGSVVSMQAIKVEASADASAGGLAPAFAGGQVATGGRVGVLGTLDNLSAPFSITSYTNELIQDKQARSVGDVLQNDSGVRVARGFGNFQESYFIRGFILSSDDVAYNGLYSLLPRQYIATELFERVEVLRGATAFLTGATPGGGGIGGVINLVPKRAPNEPLTRVTTGVASGGQFQISTDIARRFGPDDSTGIRLNAAQRSGDTGIDDEHSRTSLVSLGLDWRSADTRLSADIGWQENKLKRARPNVTMGSGVTTVPDAPDASSNYAQPWSYSNERDVFGTVRAEHDFSDKLTGWAAYGFRRSDEANSLGNVTLTNGSTGAGNFYRFDNTREDSVNTGEFGLRAKVRTGPVGHEIVASASFFDLKKKNAYIMDFGNTYPTNIYDPISYDKPAFSATALRGNDIDNPALQGRTRMSSYALGDTMSFLDDKVLLTLGIRHQRLSQRDYAYNTGNESGAYDASHNSPAAGIVFKVAPSVSLYANYIEALVAGPTAPANANGRPVPNVGQSLQPYVSKQKEIGVKYEGDGLGAGLALFSTDKPRAMYNANNELTTSGKDRHQGVELTVYGEPIKSVRVLGGLTWLDAEQRSTGTASLDGNRVIGVPRFQANMGVEWDIPGVQGLAVDGRMVYTGSSYANDANTLKVPGWTRFDAGVRYMTDVGGHLVTLRARVENIANRNYWSSVGGYPGNGYLVLGGPRTFLLSASMDF; encoded by the coding sequence ATGAAAATTCGAACTCTCGCTTGCGTGGCCGCAACGCTGCCATGCATGGGCGTCGTCCATGCGCAAACCGCCACCCCTGTCCAAGCGCAGCCCGCCACCGACAGCGGCTCCGTGGTGTCGATGCAAGCCATCAAGGTAGAGGCCAGCGCCGACGCATCGGCCGGCGGCCTGGCCCCGGCGTTCGCGGGCGGGCAGGTGGCGACAGGCGGCCGGGTGGGCGTGCTGGGCACGCTGGACAACCTGAGCGCGCCGTTCAGCATCACCAGCTACACGAACGAGCTGATCCAGGACAAGCAGGCCCGCAGCGTGGGCGATGTCTTGCAGAACGATTCGGGCGTGCGCGTGGCGCGCGGTTTCGGTAATTTCCAAGAGTCCTACTTCATTCGCGGCTTCATCCTCAGTTCGGACGACGTGGCCTACAACGGCCTGTACAGCCTGCTGCCGCGCCAGTACATCGCCACCGAACTGTTCGAGCGCGTGGAAGTGCTGCGCGGCGCAACGGCTTTCCTGACGGGCGCCACGCCCGGCGGCGGCGGCATCGGCGGCGTGATCAACCTGGTGCCCAAGCGCGCGCCGAACGAGCCGCTGACCCGCGTGACCACCGGCGTTGCCAGCGGCGGCCAGTTCCAGATCTCTACCGACATCGCCCGCCGCTTTGGCCCGGACGACAGCACCGGCATCCGCCTGAACGCCGCGCAACGCAGCGGCGACACGGGCATCGATGATGAACATTCGCGCACCAGCCTGGTGTCGCTGGGCCTGGATTGGCGGTCTGCGGATACGCGCCTGTCGGCGGATATCGGCTGGCAGGAAAACAAGCTGAAGCGCGCGAGGCCGAATGTGACGATGGGCTCGGGCGTGACCACAGTACCCGACGCGCCGGACGCAAGCTCCAACTACGCGCAGCCGTGGTCGTATTCGAATGAACGTGACGTGTTCGGCACCGTGCGCGCGGAACACGACTTCAGCGACAAGCTGACCGGCTGGGCCGCGTATGGCTTCCGCCGCAGCGACGAAGCCAACTCGCTGGGCAACGTGACGCTGACGAACGGCAGCACCGGCGCGGGTAATTTCTACCGCTTCGACAACACCCGTGAAGACAGCGTCAACACGGGCGAGTTCGGCCTGCGCGCCAAAGTGCGTACCGGCCCGGTCGGCCACGAGATCGTCGCGTCCGCTTCCTTCTTCGATTTGAAGAAGAAGAACGCCTACATCATGGATTTCGGGAATACCTACCCCACGAATATCTATGACCCGATCTCCTACGACAAGCCCGCCTTCAGCGCGACGGCATTGCGCGGCAACGATATTGACAACCCCGCATTGCAAGGACGCACGCGGATGAGCAGCTACGCCCTGGGCGACACCATGTCGTTCCTGGACGACAAGGTGCTGCTGACCCTGGGCATCCGCCATCAACGCTTGTCGCAGCGTGATTACGCCTACAACACGGGCAATGAAAGCGGCGCCTACGACGCCAGCCATAACTCGCCGGCTGCCGGTATCGTCTTCAAGGTGGCGCCCAGCGTTTCGCTGTATGCCAACTACATCGAAGCATTGGTCGCGGGTCCGACCGCGCCCGCGAACGCCAACGGCAGGCCGGTGCCTAACGTCGGCCAAAGCTTGCAGCCGTACGTGTCCAAGCAAAAAGAAATTGGCGTGAAGTACGAAGGCGACGGCCTGGGCGCCGGCCTGGCCTTGTTCTCCACGGACAAGCCGCGCGCGATGTACAACGCCAACAACGAGCTGACCACGTCGGGCAAAGACCGCCACCAAGGCGTGGAACTGACCGTGTACGGTGAACCCATCAAGAGCGTGCGTGTGCTGGGCGGCTTGACGTGGCTGGATGCCGAGCAACGCTCGACCGGCACGGCTTCGCTGGACGGTAACCGCGTGATCGGCGTGCCGCGCTTCCAGGCCAACATGGGCGTGGAATGGGACATCCCCGGCGTGCAAGGCCTGGCGGTGGACGGCCGCATGGTCTACACCGGCTCGTCCTATGCCAACGACGCCAACACGCTCAAAGTCCCCGGCTGGACCCGCTTTGACGCCGGCGTGCGCTACATGACAGACGTAGGCGGCCATCTGGTCACCCTGCGCGCCCGCGTGGAAAACATCGCCAACCGCAACTACTGGTCTTCGGTGGGCGGCTACCCCGGCAACGGCTACCTGGTGCTCGGTGGCCCGCGCACGTTCTTGCTTTCGGCAAGCATGGACTTCTGA
- a CDS encoding nuclease PIN — MTASATVLPSLQDAYAGLGVATLLLEDCRGGMQSLGGNCEDHEMQAGDLHWTREDAGVIRTRAADGIAQNAEVRLNGLRMVMGLPGSLESQAESQAESQPQAEPQPLPATPTLLRGWEMPVIKTDAGRVRVVAGSHAGSQSPLATPTPMTILDAWLRPGATQLVPLAPGWNAWIYAVSGALGVRARHRRIGAPPLPRQVAGDPDFAVLDAGSALVASASADDEEGVLVLMAGRAPAHFVLVGSLCSAVSAPSAVKPSRRGAKPLAA; from the coding sequence ATGACCGCGTCGGCCACCGTGCTGCCGTCCTTGCAGGACGCGTACGCCGGCCTGGGCGTGGCAACGCTGCTGCTGGAGGATTGCCGGGGCGGTATGCAAAGCCTGGGCGGTAACTGCGAGGACCATGAGATGCAGGCCGGGGATCTGCACTGGACGCGGGAGGATGCCGGCGTCATCCGGACGCGGGCAGCGGATGGAATTGCCCAGAACGCCGAGGTCCGCTTGAACGGCTTGCGCATGGTGATGGGCTTGCCTGGCTCGCTTGAATCCCAAGCCGAATCACAAGCCGAATCACAACCCCAAGCTGAACCCCAGCCTTTGCCCGCCACGCCGACGCTGCTGCGTGGCTGGGAGATGCCGGTGATAAAGACCGATGCCGGCCGCGTCCGGGTGGTGGCGGGTAGCCATGCCGGTTCGCAGTCGCCCCTGGCCACTCCCACGCCCATGACCATCCTGGACGCCTGGCTGCGCCCCGGTGCAACCCAGTTGGTGCCGCTGGCGCCAGGCTGGAACGCCTGGATCTACGCGGTGTCCGGCGCGCTTGGCGTGCGTGCCAGGCATCGTCGGATCGGGGCGCCGCCGTTGCCCCGGCAAGTGGCAGGCGACCCGGACTTCGCGGTGCTGGACGCGGGCTCGGCGCTGGTCGCGTCTGCCTCGGCCGATGACGAGGAAGGCGTGCTGGTCTTGATGGCGGGCAGGGCGCCCGCGCACTTCGTGCTGGTCGGCAGCCTGTGCAGTGCGGTCAGCGCGCCGTCGGCGGTAAAGCCCAGTCGTCGCGGCGCCAAGCCGCTCGCGGCTTAA
- a CDS encoding LysR substrate-binding domain-containing protein: MPSHPYHLDDLLLFSEVVAKGGFSAAARVLNMQRSKLSRRVAELEARLGVRLLHRNTRRVSLTPMGEQIYVHAQAVAREARIAFDLAASMGDTPSGLLRITAPSPLAVTLLGDMVARFCLAHPGVRVLLDTRDEIIDLVGEGYDLAFRAMGTPLTDSRLIGRELALVPLTLVGAPALAQAARPRHPRDLAALPLLAHATQDNLHTWRFTGPAGETASLAFQPRCLSSNMATLRSMVRTGLGAALIPHYLCANMLAKGELVEILPGWRVAPSRIYAIMPARRGEPLALRRFLEVAAAELPALLG, translated from the coding sequence ATGCCCTCGCACCCGTATCACCTTGACGATCTGCTGCTGTTCAGCGAAGTCGTCGCCAAAGGCGGCTTCTCGGCTGCCGCGCGCGTGTTGAACATGCAGCGGTCCAAGCTCAGCCGGCGCGTGGCCGAACTGGAGGCGCGCCTGGGCGTGCGGCTGCTTCATCGCAACACCCGGCGGGTGTCGCTGACCCCGATGGGCGAGCAGATATACGTGCATGCCCAGGCCGTGGCCCGCGAAGCCCGCATCGCGTTCGACCTGGCGGCTTCCATGGGCGACACGCCCAGCGGCCTGTTGCGCATCACCGCGCCCTCGCCGCTGGCGGTCACGCTGCTGGGCGATATGGTGGCGCGCTTCTGCCTGGCGCACCCCGGTGTGCGCGTGCTGTTGGACACGCGCGACGAGATCATCGACCTGGTGGGCGAAGGCTATGACCTGGCGTTTCGCGCCATGGGTACGCCGCTGACCGATTCGCGGCTGATCGGGCGCGAGCTGGCGCTGGTGCCCCTGACGCTGGTCGGCGCGCCGGCGCTGGCCCAGGCGGCGCGGCCCCGCCATCCGCGCGACCTGGCGGCGCTGCCGCTCCTGGCGCATGCCACGCAAGACAATCTGCACACCTGGCGCTTTACCGGCCCGGCCGGGGAAACGGCGTCGCTTGCGTTTCAACCGCGTTGCCTGAGCAGCAATATGGCAACGCTGCGTTCCATGGTGCGCACGGGGCTGGGCGCGGCGTTGATACCGCACTACCTGTGCGCCAACATGCTGGCCAAGGGCGAGCTGGTCGAGATACTGCCGGGCTGGCGGGTCGCGCCGTCGCGCATCTACGCCATCATGCCCGCGCGCCGGGGCGAGCCCCTGGCCTTGCGCCGCTTCCTGGAAGTGGCGGCGGCCGAACTGCCCGCCCTGCTGGGGTGA
- a CDS encoding Bug family tripartite tricarboxylate transporter substrate binding protein codes for MLKMNRWIGRAAAAMWVCAAAASPAVAAFPDRPLKLVVPYTPGGAADQLSRVLAERLSRELAQPVVVENKPGANTMIAATQVARSQPDGYTLFLASNASMVLNPMLYQRIAYDAARDFSVLSVVAELPLVVVANNEVPAATLAQFVGVAKARPGKLNYASVGVGNPLQLATELLKSRTGMDVAHIPYNGSAPALSSLMANDTQLMVDVISTSLPLVKEGKIKALAVTTAERLPVLPDVPTVAESGFPGFRAATWFGVAVPAETPAAEAGALRDAVAKVMRQPDFRERFQALGLVIQAPRDQAETERYVAEDRERWGEVIRANHIKLD; via the coding sequence ATGTTGAAGATGAATCGTTGGATCGGCCGCGCCGCGGCCGCGATGTGGGTTTGCGCGGCCGCCGCGTCGCCTGCGGTGGCGGCGTTTCCCGACCGGCCGTTGAAGCTGGTCGTGCCGTACACGCCGGGCGGCGCGGCCGACCAGTTGTCGCGCGTGCTGGCCGAGCGCCTGTCGCGTGAACTGGCGCAGCCCGTCGTGGTTGAAAACAAGCCAGGCGCCAATACGATGATCGCCGCCACGCAGGTGGCGCGTTCGCAGCCCGACGGCTACACCTTGTTCCTGGCCAGCAACGCCAGCATGGTGCTGAACCCGATGCTCTATCAGAGGATCGCCTACGACGCGGCGCGCGACTTCAGCGTGCTGTCCGTCGTGGCCGAACTGCCGCTGGTGGTGGTGGCCAACAATGAAGTGCCGGCCGCCACGCTGGCGCAATTCGTTGGCGTGGCCAAGGCGCGTCCCGGCAAGCTGAATTACGCCTCGGTCGGCGTCGGCAACCCGCTGCAATTGGCGACGGAGCTGCTGAAATCGCGCACCGGCATGGACGTGGCGCACATTCCGTACAACGGCAGCGCGCCCGCGCTCAGTTCGCTGATGGCCAATGACACGCAGTTGATGGTCGACGTGATCAGCACGTCGCTGCCGCTGGTTAAGGAAGGCAAGATCAAGGCCCTGGCGGTGACCACGGCTGAACGCCTGCCGGTGCTGCCCGACGTGCCCACGGTGGCCGAAAGCGGCTTCCCTGGCTTTCGCGCAGCCACGTGGTTTGGGGTTGCGGTGCCGGCGGAAACCCCGGCGGCCGAGGCTGGCGCCCTGCGGGACGCGGTGGCCAAGGTGATGCGCCAGCCGGATTTCCGGGAACGCTTTCAGGCCTTGGGGCTGGTGATCCAGGCGCCGCGCGATCAGGCCGAGACCGAACGCTACGTGGCGGAAGACCGCGAGCGCTGGGGCGAGGTGATCCGGGCGAACCACATCAAGCTGGACTGA